A part of Aegilops tauschii subsp. strangulata cultivar AL8/78 chromosome 2, Aet v6.0, whole genome shotgun sequence genomic DNA contains:
- the LOC141041295 gene encoding receptor kinase-like protein Xa21, whose product MTLPTARAAGIDIPQATCSPLPSLGEKSPKVSYWDLARATGNFSETNLIGEGSYSSVYKGKLSQVKTEIAVKILDLEIPGAEGSFALECKALRGIRHRNIVPLITECSAIDNKGNNFRALVYAFMPNGNLDTWLHHQGNQVARRSLGLAQRISIATNIADALDYLHHDSGRPIIHCDLKPSNILLDIHMNACLGDFGVARFYIDSKLRTVGDSSSIAANGTLGYMAPEYAESGHASTCGDVYSFGIVLLEMLTGKRPTDHMF is encoded by the exons ATGACGTTGCCGACGGCCAGGGCCGCCGGCATAGAT ATACCACAAGCAACATGTTCACCGTTGCCTTCTCTCGGGGAGAAATCCCCTAAAGTTTCTTACTGGGATCTAGCTCGAGCGACAGGCAACTTCTCTGAGACTAACTTGATTGGCGAAGGAAGTTACAGTTCAGTGTACAAAGGAAAGTTGAGCCAAGTTAAAACGGAAATAGCAGTCAAGATACTTGACCTTGAGATTCCGGGCGCTGAAGGAAGTTTTGCATTAGAATGCAAAGCACTGAGAGGCATTCGTCATAGAAACATTGTTCCTCTAATAACTGAATGCTCTGCAATCGACAACAAAGGCAATAATTTCAGAGCTCTAGTCTATGCTTTCATGCCCAATGGGAACTTGGACACTTGGTTGCATCATCAAGGGAATCAGGTAGCTAGAAGGTCTTTAGGCTTAGCTCAAAGAATAAGCATCGCTACCAACATAGCCGATGCATTGGACTATTTGCACCATGATAGTGGGAGGCCCATCATACATTGTGATTTGAAGCCGAGTAACATACTCCTAGACATTCATATGAATGCTTGTCTGGGAGACTTTGGCGTCGCAAGGTTCTACATTGATTCTAAACTGAGAACAGTCGGAGATTCAAGTTCAATTGCTGCAAATGGCACTCTGGGATATATGGCTCCAG AGTATGCTGAAAGCGGTCATGCATCTACTTGTGGGGACGTATATAGTTTCGGAATAGTACTCTTGGAGATGCTGACAGGAAAAAGACCAACAGATCATATGTTCTGA